Proteins from a genomic interval of Undibacterium parvum:
- the imuA gene encoding translesion DNA synthesis-associated protein ImuA: MKSSPHPAPESIHPSLWRASQLARAHGDYVACGYSDLAAELPGAGWPMGALSEILIQHPGTAELALLQPALAGLQRGHIILLEPPYQPQALGLAELGLDISRILWLRCKTHSDALWSAEQILRSASCAALLFWPSQIRSENLRRLHLAAQSGNTLFTVIRAQQQALNPSPAPLRLKLQRVALGLQVEIIKRRGTQAHAPLIIPQARLAAMYRARPDTTIYEHEHVEHPLISESNSNIANRAQATRTVAGRAFTTAQHRNFPAELAG; the protein is encoded by the coding sequence ATGAAATCGAGCCCCCATCCCGCGCCAGAAAGCATCCATCCTTCGCTATGGCGCGCCTCACAACTGGCGCGTGCTCATGGTGATTATGTGGCTTGCGGCTACTCAGACTTAGCCGCCGAGCTACCCGGTGCAGGCTGGCCCATGGGCGCTTTGAGTGAAATCCTGATACAGCATCCTGGCACGGCAGAGCTAGCGCTATTGCAACCAGCCCTGGCGGGTTTGCAGCGCGGCCACATCATTTTGCTAGAGCCGCCGTATCAACCGCAGGCGCTGGGTTTAGCGGAACTTGGTCTGGATATCTCACGCATTCTTTGGCTGCGCTGCAAGACCCATAGCGATGCGCTGTGGAGCGCCGAACAAATTTTACGTAGTGCTAGTTGTGCCGCGCTGCTGTTTTGGCCTAGCCAAATCAGAAGCGAGAATCTGCGTCGCCTGCATCTGGCGGCACAAAGCGGCAACACGCTGTTTACCGTGATCCGTGCGCAGCAGCAAGCGCTTAATCCTTCACCCGCGCCCTTACGCCTGAAGCTGCAGCGCGTCGCACTTGGCCTCCAGGTAGAGATTATCAAGCGACGCGGTACGCAAGCGCATGCACCTTTGATTATTCCTCAGGCACGCCTGGCCGCTATGTATCGCGCCCGCCCTGACACCACTATTTATGAGCATGAGCATGTTGAGCACCCACTCATTAGCGAAAGCAACAGCAACATCGCCAACCGTGCCCAAGCCACCCGTACTGTGGCTGGCCGTGCATTTACCACTGCTCAGCATAGAAACTTTCCAGCCGAACTGGCTGGCTGA
- a CDS encoding 4'-phosphopantetheinyl transferase family protein, translated as MSVLTVYSWPEQSAAALTALAEHALVVVSIASPAAASREWARQQLRLAVRDLLSCAYACTSEQLVLERQPGQVPGLKLSIPGHQIALSISHESGLSIAAIRTRQRNEALEHGEHSEQQPNEAEVGAENNAEDSSKNEYANGTDLDWKIGVDLLKLAHLPDWQAVATLYLGPEVSAAIAATDPAQQMACFALHWAQLEARCKCQGLGLSEWSVSSNADTAAYRYQQLDLPTGYVGALAIKI; from the coding sequence ATGTCGGTGCTGACCGTGTATAGCTGGCCAGAGCAAAGCGCAGCCGCACTGACTGCCTTGGCCGAGCATGCCTTAGTGGTAGTCAGTATCGCAAGCCCAGCTGCTGCCAGTCGCGAGTGGGCTAGGCAGCAGCTGCGTCTGGCCGTACGCGACTTGCTCAGTTGCGCCTATGCCTGCACTAGCGAACAGCTCGTATTGGAGCGCCAGCCCGGCCAAGTACCGGGACTTAAATTATCTATCCCCGGGCATCAGATCGCCCTCTCCATTAGCCATGAAAGCGGTTTATCGATTGCAGCGATACGGACTCGTCAGCGCAATGAAGCACTTGAGCATGGAGAGCATAGTGAGCAGCAGCCAAATGAGGCTGAAGTTGGCGCTGAAAATAACGCTGAAGATAGCTCGAAAAATGAGTATGCGAATGGCACAGACTTAGACTGGAAAATAGGCGTAGATTTGCTCAAACTAGCCCATCTACCCGACTGGCAAGCGGTTGCGACGCTGTATTTAGGGCCGGAGGTGAGCGCCGCCATCGCCGCCACAGACCCAGCACAACAAATGGCCTGCTTCGCCCTACACTGGGCACAACTGGAAGCCAGATGTAAATGCCAGGGGCTAGGCTTAAGTGAATGGTCAGTATCAAGCAACGCGGATACGGCCGCCTATCGCTATCAGCAACTAGACCTACCAACAGGCTATGTCGGCGCTCTCGCTATAAAAATCTAG